The DNA region AGTATCAGCAGCAATGGATACTGTTACAGAGTCTCGTCTGGCTATTTCTATAGCTCAAGAAGGAGGAATTGGTATTATTCATAAAAATATGTCTATAGAAGCCCAAGCTCAGGAGGTTAAGAAAGTAAAAAGATTTGAGAATGGTATGGTAATAGATCCTATTACAGTTAAGCCAGAAAGCTCAATCAAAGAAATAATGCAATTAGCAAGAGAGCATAACTTTTCTGGATTTCCAGTTGTAGATCAAAATAATCATACAATAGGCATTGTTACAAGACGTGACTTTAGATTTGCTAAAGATTTAGATGAGCCAGTAAGTTCCATAATGACTCCTAGGGAGAAACTTGTTACAGTTTCAGAAGATGCATCACAAGGGTCTATTAAAAAAAGTTTGCATAAGCACAAAATTGAAAAACTTTTAGTTGTAAATGATTTGGGTGAATTAGTTGGATTAATAACAACAAAAGACATTGAAAGATCACAAAACAAACCTAATGCCTGTAAGGACTCTTTAGGTCGCCTAAGAGTTGGTGCTGCTGTGGGTACTGCTTCTGACACTAGAGAGCGTGTTGCCGCCCTAGCTTCCGAAGGAATTGATATTGTAGTTGTTGATACTGCTCATGGACATTCACAGGGTGTACTTTATATGGTTAAATGGGTTAAACAAACATATCCAGATATACAGGTGATAGGTGGTAATATAGCGACAGCAGAAGCAGCCAAAGATTTAGTCGAAGTTGGGGCAGATGCGGTTAAAGTTGGTATAGGGCCTGGTTCTATATGTACTACAAGGATTATTGCAGGTGTTGGAGTGCCACAGATCTCAGCAATATCTAATGTTGCAGAAGCTTTAGAAGGTACAGGAGTTCCGGTTATTGCGGATGGTGGAATTAGATTCTCCGGTGATATTGCAAAAGCTATTGTTGCTGGAGCATCTGTTGTTATGGTTGGTGGACTTTTTGCTGGTACAGAAGAGTCTCCTGGAGAGGTAGAACTTTTCAAAGGTCGCTCTTATAAATCATATCGTGGCATGGGATCTCTTGCTGCTATGGAGCAAGGATCTTCAGATAGATACTTTCAAAGTAATACTGATGCTAAAAAATTTGTTCCAGAAGGTGTAGAAGGAAGAGTACCTTATAAAGGTTTACTCTCTGCAGTTATTCACCAACTGGTTGGCGGGTTAAAGTCTAGTATGGGTTATACTGGATCAAAAGATATTCAAACTATGCGCGCAGAGCCAACATTTGTGCAAATTACTGGTGCTGGATTTAATGAATCTCACGTTCATAATGTCACAATTACAAAAGAGCCACCAAATTATCAATCTTAAAATTCTTTTTTTTAAGTTTAAGAACTTATCTTTTGACTTTAATTTTGAGAAATTGATAAATATATATAGTTAGTTTTCTTTGAGTATTTATTATAGTTTTCTATAGAACCTACTCTTAAAGAATTAAATTTAATAGAAAATAAACATGTTCAAGGTATGTATTGCAAAAGGTAATGATATTGCTATACATCGAGATAGCTTATTAAAATATAATGTCCCCAGAAAAAGCTACTGATTTTAGAAAGATTTTTATTCCTAGATGTTAAATTTAACTAGATAAATTAGGAAATAGATAAATGAGTAAAAAAAGAGTAACGTATACAGCTGATTTTAAAGCTAAAGTAATTATATAATTGCTAGAAGGCGATATGACAGTTAATGAGATAGCAAGTAAGTATGATTTACTTCCTAAAAACGTGCATAATTGGAAGCAGCAATTTTTATCTAATGCTTGCTTAGCATTTGATAAAAGCTCTGTTGTTAAGGAGTATAAGCAGGAAATAGATGAGCTTAGAAAAGATAAAGATGCAACAAGTAAAAAACTAGTCGAGGTAATAGTAGAGAGGGATTTTTTAATGGGAAAGCTAAAAAGCTTGGTATCATCAAATGATAGAGTAAACTCTGTAGATACTAAGCTAGAATTATCTTTAAATAATCAGCTTAAACTATTATCTGTATCTAAGAGTGTTACTATTATACACCAATATCAAAATTTAGTAGTAATGATGATATTAAACTATTAAATGCAATAGATTTGATACATACTAAACATCCATATTATGGTACGAGAAGTCTAGTAAAGTTGCTAAATAGATTAGGATTTCTAGTTGGAAGGAAGCTAATCAAAAGTGCTATGGAATTCATGGGTATTAAGGCATTGTATCCTAAAAAAAAGACAACTGTCATTAATAAGCAACACAAGAAATATCCATACTTACTTAATGTATTTAAAAATGAGACGAATCAGGTTGTTATAGATAAAGCTAATAAGGTATGGAGTGCTGATATCACGTAGAATGTGGGTATGCATATTTAGTAGCCATAATAGATTGGCATAGCAAGAAAACACTAGCTTGGAAGATTTCTAATACTATGGATACACATCTAACAACTAGTGTGTTAAAAGAAGCGTTATTTAAATATGGTAAACCTGATATCTTTAACTCTGATCAAGGAACTCAATATACAGCAAAAGAGCATATTAAAATATTATCTGATAATAAAATAAATATATCTATGGATGCTAAAGGAAGATCTATAGATAATATTGCAATTGAGAGATTTTGGAGAACACTGAAATATGAAAATGTTTATCCGGCATCATATATAACTATGAAAGAGGCTAAAGTAGGTATCAAAGAATATATTGATATTTACAACAATGAAAGACTACATTCTAGTATTGGATATATGACTCCTGATGAAGTATATTCTGGTATTTTAGATGCTGCATAAAAGCAAGGAATAAAAATATTTTATAAAGTGGTATTGAATAACAGGGACAGTTTAAAACTAATATATAATAAAATATGATGAATTTATAGTATTATACCTTGTTAGCTTCAATATCCTAAAGTATATATAAAAATATACTACTTATTAAATCTTATAACACCAATAATTCCTAATGCCATTATTATAGCTCCAATGATAAAAGGCAGTCCAATAGGCGTTAATTTTAGGAACCAGTCCATAATAGCTGAAAAAACTACTGAAAATAACATAATAGGAGATACTATCCTTATTTGTATTAATTTGAGTGAGTATGTAAGACTAAATTGATATATTAATCCAGTAAGTGCCATTAATAGAGCCATGATAAGTTCATATGAAGTTAACTCCTTAATTGAGGATATTCCAACAGTTAAACCTAAAACTGCGGTAAATAAAAAATAATAAAACATTATTTACTTAGGTTTATTTTGTTTACCAACCAATCTTAATAATGTGCTAGCAAGGGAGGAAAAGAATCCGGAAAATATCCCTATAATGTATGCCCATATATTATAGCTGGATGACGTTGGATGAATTATAATCAAGAATCCGATAAAACTAAATATTATAGATATTAATACATACTTGTTTGTTTTTACTCCAGTTAAAAATAGATGATAATAGGAGTGAATAACGGCGCTGTATTAAGCAGCAGCATAGAGTTCGCTAGTGGTAAATAGTTTAGTGCAAAAAGAAATAGAAACATTGATATAAATCCGGCGAGAGATCTTATAAAAATTATATGTACTTTTTTTGCCTTGAAGCTAAAATCTTTTTTTAAAAACATAAATGGAGAGAGCATTATAATTCCAAAAATGAATCTATATGCAATAATTAGGCTATTTGATATACCACTATCTTGAACAAGAGTTGTAAAGTATCCCATAAGTGCTAAAAACAATGCACTAATTAGTGCTAATGAACAGCCTAACAATATATTATCTTCTTTAAATAGAAAGCCCATAAAACTTTTATCCAAATTCTTAAAAGTAGAGTTTTTACATGATTACAATTATATAGATACCCACGGGCAAATCCGTGGTACTTATGCCGGCAAAGCCACTACAAAAATTGTAATGCAAGATTAGGAAAGTTCATTCATCCACGCGTAAACTCATGATGTTCTGTCTTCGACTAATACTATTTAGTATATAGGGTTTTTGATGTTCTAAATAAGTTTCTTATATACAGATATACCCTATCATGAAATCTTGCTGTGAATCAATATTGATTTTGCTGATCTATTCGATCAATTTAGAATAATTTATAATTTCTTTGGCTAATCTGACAAAAAATACCTATAACTAATTATTTAGATAAAGTAAAATAATTAACAATACATAATATTAAAAAAACAAATTTCTATGAAAAATGAAAAACCTAATTTTGAAGATGTTAAAGAGGCCTTAAAAGTAATGCAGGCTTTGAGCTCAGCTTCTGAGGCTCATGGTTTGCTTTGTGCATTGTTTAGTTTTGGAGCAGAGGTTAAATTTACTGCATGGTCTGACTCTTTGATGACAAAAACTATTGAAGAGGGAGACTTGGTTTCAGCTTCAGCATTAAAAACTATGAAAAAGTTATATGACTATACTAAATCTCAGTTTGATGAGAAGGGTTTAAGTTTTGATTTATTCATTCCTGAAGACAATGAGTTATTAAGCTATAGAGCAGAGGCTCTTACT from Francisella halioticida includes:
- the guaB gene encoding IMP dehydrogenase, giving the protein MLRITQEAITFDDVLLSPRYSNVLPHQVDLKTNITRDIKLNIPLVSAAMDTVTESRLAISIAQEGGIGIIHKNMSIEAQAQEVKKVKRFENGMVIDPITVKPESSIKEIMQLAREHNFSGFPVVDQNNHTIGIVTRRDFRFAKDLDEPVSSIMTPREKLVTVSEDASQGSIKKSLHKHKIEKLLVVNDLGELVGLITTKDIERSQNKPNACKDSLGRLRVGAAVGTASDTRERVAALASEGIDIVVVDTAHGHSQGVLYMVKWVKQTYPDIQVIGGNIATAEAAKDLVEVGADAVKVGIGPGSICTTRIIAGVGVPQISAISNVAEALEGTGVPVIADGGIRFSGDIAKAIVAGASVVMVGGLFAGTEESPGEVELFKGRSYKSYRGMGSLAAMEQGSSDRYFQSNTDAKKFVPEGVEGRVPYKGLLSAVIHQLVGGLKSSMGYTGSKDIQTMRAEPTFVQITGAGFNESHVHNVTITKEPPNYQS
- a CDS encoding IS3 family transposase; protein product: MIHTKHPYYGTRSLVKLLNRLGFLVGRKLIKSAMEFMGIKALYPKKKTTVINKQHKKYPYLLNVFKNETNQVVIDKANKVWSADIT
- a CDS encoding DDE-type integrase/transposase/recombinase, with protein sequence MDWHSKKTLAWKISNTMDTHLTTSVLKEALFKYGKPDIFNSDQGTQYTAKEHIKILSDNKINISMDAKGRSIDNIAIERFWRTLKYENVYPASYITMKEAKVGIKEYIDIYNNERLHSSIGYMTPDEVYSGILDAA
- a CDS encoding EamA family transporter, whose translation is MFYYFLFTAVLGLTVGISSIKELTSYELIMALLMALTGLIYQFSLTYSLKLIQIRIVSPIMLFSVVFSAIMDWFLKLTPIGLPFIIGAIIMALGIIGVIRFNK
- a CDS encoding DMT family transporter, yielding MGFLFKEDNILLGCSLALISALFLALMGYFTTLVQDSGISNSLIIAYRFIFGIIMLSPFMFLKKDFSFKAKKVHIIFIRSLAGFISMFLFLFALNYLPLANSMLLLNTAPLFTPIIIYF
- a CDS encoding UPF0149 family protein, giving the protein MKNEKPNFEDVKEALKVMQALSSASEAHGLLCALFSFGAEVKFTAWSDSLMTKTIEEGDLVSASALKTMKKLYDYTKSQFDEKGLSFDLFIPEDNELLSYRAEALTYWIKGFLSGVGLFGLDFENSKAKEVKEAIHDLMQISYMDYDSLEQDESCEDDFMELLEYTKVAVLLIDSEKV